In Acidobacteriota bacterium, a genomic segment contains:
- a CDS encoding sigma-70 family RNA polymerase sigma factor, translating into MRITDSAERSATLGANTEDQELQWVVEAQKGDRVAFNRLVLRWQQPIYNLTLRMLRDPEDASEVTQETFMAAFRHIRRFRLESKFSTWIYRIASNHCLTRLRKQPRKAPRSLDEPGHAGPLSSKLTAGDSQQEKSLLRRERRQWVRRALGGLPPEQRMAIELKVFQDLTFEEISAVTEIPMSTVKSRFYAGLQGLKQRLQACGMGD; encoded by the coding sequence TTGAGAATCACAGATTCCGCGGAACGGTCCGCGACGCTCGGCGCCAACACTGAAGATCAGGAGTTGCAATGGGTGGTCGAGGCCCAGAAGGGCGACCGGGTGGCTTTCAACCGCCTGGTGCTGCGCTGGCAGCAGCCGATCTACAACCTGACCTTGCGCATGCTGCGCGATCCCGAGGACGCCTCAGAGGTCACTCAGGAGACCTTCATGGCCGCCTTCCGGCACATTCGGAGGTTCAGATTGGAATCCAAGTTCTCAACCTGGATCTACCGCATTGCCTCCAATCACTGCCTGACCCGCTTGCGCAAGCAACCGCGGAAGGCCCCGCGCTCGTTGGACGAACCCGGTCATGCCGGGCCGCTCTCGAGCAAGCTGACGGCCGGCGACTCCCAGCAGGAAAAGAGCCTTCTGCGGCGGGAACGCCGCCAGTGGGTTCGCCGGGCCCTGGGCGGACTGCCGCCCGAGCAGAGGATGGCCATCGAGCTCAAGGTCTTTCAAGACCTGACCTTCGAAGAGATTTCGGCTGTCACCGAGATACCGATGAGCACCGTCAAGTCGCGTTTCTACGCGGGACTGCAAGGCCTCAAACAGCGCCTGCAGGCCTGCGGGATGGGAGATTGA
- a CDS encoding zf-HC2 domain-containing protein, producing MECRHSREIAPYLMDDLSASQRRALRQHLRQCDVCRREKESLQETFAALESLEDVPVPHHFFVPQDEARLSLLQAWGRLSSLGRALVALAALLLLTVAGLAAGGFRLQVTDGVLTAGFGSAPPSSLSEERLQDWSSQLLTQVDENLAFRDRALTEALARVRLLEHRLSQSEQARQRSLQSLAADLEEELSLAWKVDDQQSLRQVEHWINQAYGDLRRDYLRRLAVVDSNMQQFVERDAVLGERVSFLGEALAQSMDRRSPQKTGE from the coding sequence ATGGAATGCCGCCATAGCCGAGAGATAGCCCCTTACCTGATGGATGACCTTTCCGCCTCGCAAAGGCGGGCCCTGCGCCAGCATCTGCGGCAGTGCGACGTCTGCCGCCGCGAGAAGGAGAGCTTGCAAGAGACCTTCGCCGCGCTGGAGAGCTTGGAGGACGTGCCCGTACCTCATCACTTCTTCGTGCCTCAAGACGAGGCCCGCCTGAGCCTGCTGCAAGCCTGGGGCCGGCTGTCCAGCCTGGGCAGGGCCCTGGTGGCGCTGGCGGCGTTGTTGTTGCTGACGGTGGCAGGCTTGGCGGCCGGCGGCTTTCGCCTCCAGGTAACGGACGGAGTCCTGACGGCCGGATTCGGCTCGGCGCCCCCCTCAAGCTTGAGCGAAGAGCGCTTGCAGGACTGGAGCAGCCAACTGCTCACCCAAGTGGATGAAAACCTGGCCTTTCGGGACCGCGCGCTGACCGAGGCGCTGGCCCGGGTGCGTCTGCTGGAGCACCGCCTCAGCCAGAGCGAGCAAGCCCGCCAACGCAGTCTTCAGTCGCTTGCCGCCGACCTGGAGGAAGAACTCAGCCTGGCCTGGAAGGTGGACGATCAACAGTCGCTGCGTCAGGTTGAGCACTGGATCAATCAGGCCTACGGCGATCTGCGCCGCGATTACTTGAGGCGCCTTGCCGTGGTGGACTCCAACATGCAGCAGTTCGTCGAGCGCGATGCCGTGCTGGGCGAGAGAGTTTCCTTTCTGGGAGAAGCGCTGGCCCAGAGCATGGACCGGCGTTCGCCCCAAAAGACCGGTGAATAA